One window of Chryseobacterium indologenes genomic DNA carries:
- a CDS encoding thioredoxin domain-containing protein — MIFDKLINHLKLDKQEFIFQFNSHPNYPSALAFSDTLNFMGVKNDAYELDKEYWDELPEEFIAIVENSFSLVKKSGSNYSVYSEKAKTFGKEELYTKSTDFVLLFEKTENAENKLAFNFKPVLYLIFAAVLAYSLISQTIYEALFNLLSLTGVYISLEIFNQKFGNTSTVIGSICGGGAAASQTTNSCDKIIKQDKTSILGLKFADFSLIYFAGLAVLGLFLPATAYIVKGFTFVSVLAIGYSLYIQAFVEKTFCRVCLLIISILVAQIVVSSLFFENLSFSVGTLLLTVILWALVFSAVIYFNTLLEQKEALQKSNAKNLRFKRNYELFKNQMEQNPKIEFQNTETFAVGKKDAKLRISIVSNPYCGFCKDAHKLAEGLLEKYPDNISLQMRFNYSPERAPEKYTQLISDLTHIYYNKPEKEFLHAVEEWFETKDESKINALSGGNVTSENLNPLVEMSNENSNAGLNFTPIFIINGYQFPDKYDREDILFFIDELIEDDEI; from the coding sequence ATGATTTTTGACAAACTAATTAACCACCTAAAACTAGATAAACAGGAATTTATTTTCCAGTTCAACTCACATCCCAATTATCCATCTGCGTTGGCTTTCAGTGACACGCTTAACTTTATGGGAGTGAAAAATGATGCTTATGAACTTGACAAAGAATATTGGGACGAACTTCCGGAAGAATTTATTGCCATTGTTGAAAATTCATTTTCTCTCGTTAAAAAGTCAGGCAGCAATTATTCAGTATACTCAGAGAAAGCAAAAACCTTCGGTAAAGAAGAACTTTATACCAAATCAACTGATTTTGTACTGTTATTTGAAAAAACCGAAAATGCAGAAAATAAACTGGCCTTCAATTTCAAACCGGTTCTTTATTTAATTTTTGCCGCTGTTCTTGCCTATTCATTGATAAGCCAGACCATTTATGAAGCCTTATTCAATCTTCTTTCTTTGACTGGAGTATATATTTCACTGGAAATTTTCAATCAGAAATTCGGAAATACATCTACTGTAATCGGAAGTATCTGTGGTGGTGGAGCTGCTGCCAGCCAGACAACCAACTCATGTGATAAAATTATAAAGCAGGATAAGACCAGTATTCTGGGGTTAAAATTTGCAGACTTTTCTCTGATCTATTTTGCAGGACTTGCAGTGCTGGGATTATTTTTACCGGCTACAGCTTATATTGTAAAAGGATTTACCTTTGTTTCTGTCCTTGCCATAGGGTATTCTCTATACATTCAGGCTTTTGTAGAAAAAACGTTTTGCAGAGTTTGCCTTTTGATCATTTCAATCCTTGTTGCACAGATAGTAGTAAGCAGTTTATTTTTTGAGAACCTGTCTTTCAGCGTGGGAACACTTTTATTGACTGTCATTCTATGGGCTTTGGTATTCTCTGCTGTTATTTATTTCAATACTCTTCTTGAGCAAAAAGAGGCTCTTCAAAAGTCTAATGCGAAAAACCTTAGATTCAAAAGAAATTATGAGCTTTTCAAAAATCAGATGGAGCAGAATCCAAAAATCGAATTCCAGAATACTGAAACTTTTGCTGTCGGAAAAAAAGATGCAAAACTTCGTATTTCTATCGTTTCCAATCCATATTGCGGTTTCTGTAAAGATGCTCATAAACTGGCAGAAGGTCTTTTGGAAAAATACCCTGATAATATCTCCTTACAAATGAGATTTAATTACAGCCCAGAAAGAGCTCCTGAAAAGTATACTCAACTTATTTCAGACTTAACTCATATCTACTATAACAAGCCTGAAAAAGAGTTTCTACACGCAGTAGAAGAATGGTTTGAAACTAAGGACGAAAGCAAAATCAATGCGCTTTCCGGAGGAAATGTAACATCAGAAAACCTGAATCCACTGGTAGAGATGTCTAATGAAAACAGCAATGCAGGATTAAACTTCACCCCTATTTTTATCATCAACGGATACCAATTCCCTGATAAGTATGATCGTGAAGATATTTTGTTCTTCATTGATGAATTAATAGAAGATGATGAGATTTAA
- a CDS encoding DUF3810 domain-containing protein — protein MVINITKTIYKKKRFWAGVLLAQFLLFYVCSKSGVMISFFENFFELQKGIHQALFSWILFSMGDLIYIVLGAFLLYYFILLFKKHRRHDSMLRILIIINIFYFIYQVFWGMLYFQTPIIKKLSSQKEPDVEKAKKLALTYLEKCKATRQAVREDNKGVFIITNLTSIQKEILHQQTKLPSYISNKKAPQILDIKPSLFKNVMSFTGILGYYNPFTAEAQYNAELPSTFIPFTTAHESSHQLGFAREQEANFVGYLIGVHSSNKELRYSTEFFTLKSLLRFIVEEDPEFVKKILHQYSPAMKRDRLYEKSFMLSHQGWLDDFFGYTNNLFLKSNQQEGSVTYSYFIDLLLNYEK, from the coding sequence ATGGTCATTAATATAACGAAAACAATATATAAAAAGAAAAGGTTTTGGGCAGGTGTATTACTTGCCCAATTTCTTTTGTTCTATGTCTGCTCAAAATCCGGGGTGATGATCTCGTTTTTTGAAAACTTTTTTGAACTTCAAAAAGGAATACACCAGGCATTGTTCAGCTGGATTCTATTTTCTATGGGAGATCTTATATATATTGTATTGGGTGCTTTTCTTTTATACTATTTCATCCTGCTATTCAAAAAGCATAGAAGACATGATTCTATGCTCAGGATTTTGATCATCATCAATATTTTTTACTTTATCTATCAGGTCTTTTGGGGAATGCTGTATTTTCAGACTCCCATCATCAAGAAACTTTCCAGTCAGAAAGAGCCGGATGTAGAAAAAGCCAAGAAACTAGCCCTTACTTATCTTGAAAAATGCAAAGCAACCAGGCAGGCAGTCCGTGAAGATAACAAAGGCGTGTTCATTATTACGAATCTTACTTCTATACAAAAGGAAATCCTGCATCAACAGACAAAATTACCGTCTTATATTTCCAATAAAAAAGCGCCTCAGATTTTGGATATTAAACCCAGTTTATTCAAAAATGTAATGAGCTTTACTGGCATTTTGGGATATTACAATCCTTTTACTGCTGAAGCTCAGTATAACGCTGAATTACCTTCTACATTCATCCCTTTCACAACCGCTCATGAAAGTTCCCATCAGCTTGGTTTTGCCAGAGAACAGGAGGCTAATTTTGTGGGATATCTAATAGGAGTTCATTCCAGTAATAAAGAATTGAGATACAGTACTGAGTTTTTCACTTTAAAAAGCCTTTTAAGATTTATTGTAGAGGAAGATCCTGAGTTTGTCAAGAAGATTCTTCATCAATACTCTCCTGCCATGAAAAGAGACCGGCTGTATGAAAAGAGCTTTATGCTAAGCCATCAGGGCTGGCTGGATGACTTTTTTGGATACACCAATAATCTCTTCCTGAAAAGCAATCAGCAGGAAGGCTCCGTCACCTATTCTTACTTTATAGACCTTCTCCTAAACTATGAAAAATAA